In the genome of Candidatus Neomarinimicrobiota bacterium, one region contains:
- a CDS encoding FlgD immunoglobulin-like domain containing protein, which translates to MIQARHFGLAALFVALSPLRLPGQGDTTFAESFDDGNLTENPVWTRFYADECPDCIALDDTQYVSPLYSLKISTVDQFSAIESFTGLYDASLPFEFTTSVYVASMGEEAIPCLMRGANTVLALFLLRDTKTDILYVQLDVLKDTTVWLPETLIVSPGYALNTWHTFTIRYNGRDTTTLYIDNAYQGEVVQPLREAPFVIQLGNRYVRHTSTFYVDDMLITTTLPEPVEEPGKVYLILGSDTGTWDGLNVYQHDNYYRFGLFSDPDGNGARVIDPAFRAQLRDSYDEPLVFTWWLIGGNMMVYNTNPEVEYPWISNLEMIRKYRGQALEAVGDELALHYHNWIWSDPDGNGTFHWNQSVDLGEYREDFLETIGRMFLEGDLMPTSFRSGWHYMSNKWSVLIDSLIPYRLENDVPHVHDDTQEPLDNIYDWSRAPLEWVPYHPDAQDYQSPGDLRGWESRSIHMSSVDFGLLYNVFMRAYYGTDQVMTIWSHLPEADFPQQIIRVDSLVKMASKYFPDVLYDYVTATGGMQKWRGLADDMPPTVTLEVVERGDTVEVTATSDEPIWQVAPLTYADGGGEHLIRLFPDKVAPLTWKVVFNKSVYGYREIGFAMTDTSGNAAVEKVQFEVVSIAGGPGERLPATFGLHPAYPNPFNPATAIRFDLPAAAAVKLVVYDLLGRVVVVLVDGPMEAGYHHVIWNGTSGDGREMPTGVYIARLLVPQYAGLVPPQVGALPRFTGSIKLVLLK; encoded by the coding sequence ATGATCCAAGCGCGGCACTTTGGTTTAGCTGCCCTCTTCGTGGCGCTTTCGCCCCTCAGGCTCCCGGGCCAGGGGGACACCACTTTCGCAGAGAGTTTCGACGACGGGAATCTGACCGAAAACCCGGTATGGACCCGCTTTTATGCCGACGAATGCCCCGACTGTATCGCCCTTGATGACACCCAATATGTCTCGCCTCTCTATAGCCTGAAGATTTCCACCGTAGATCAGTTCTCCGCCATCGAGAGTTTCACCGGCCTTTATGACGCCTCGCTGCCCTTCGAGTTCACCACCAGCGTTTACGTGGCTTCTATGGGGGAAGAAGCCATACCCTGCCTCATGCGGGGAGCAAATACCGTTCTGGCCTTGTTCCTCTTGCGGGATACGAAGACGGATATACTATATGTGCAGCTGGATGTCTTGAAAGACACAACCGTCTGGCTTCCGGAAACGCTTATAGTTTCCCCGGGATATGCACTTAATACATGGCATACTTTCACAATCCGGTACAATGGCCGGGACACAACTACGCTGTATATTGATAACGCCTACCAGGGCGAGGTTGTGCAGCCGCTCCGGGAGGCACCCTTCGTTATCCAACTGGGCAACCGCTATGTCCGGCATACCAGCACCTTCTACGTGGATGATATGCTCATCACCACTACGTTGCCGGAGCCGGTCGAAGAGCCCGGAAAAGTGTACCTGATTCTAGGCTCGGATACCGGCACTTGGGACGGACTGAACGTCTACCAGCACGATAATTACTATCGCTTCGGCCTTTTTTCCGATCCCGACGGGAATGGAGCCCGGGTCATCGATCCCGCTTTCCGGGCCCAGCTGCGGGACAGCTATGACGAGCCGCTGGTCTTTACGTGGTGGCTCATCGGCGGCAATATGATGGTGTACAACACCAATCCGGAGGTGGAATACCCCTGGATTTCCAACCTCGAGATGATCAGGAAATACCGTGGCCAGGCTCTGGAAGCGGTGGGTGACGAGCTGGCCCTGCACTATCACAACTGGATCTGGAGCGATCCGGACGGCAACGGCACTTTCCACTGGAACCAGTCGGTGGACCTGGGCGAGTACCGGGAAGACTTCCTGGAAACGATCGGCAGGATGTTTTTGGAAGGGGATTTGATGCCCACCTCTTTTCGCAGTGGCTGGCACTACATGAGCAACAAGTGGTCCGTTCTCATTGACAGTCTGATTCCCTACCGGCTGGAAAACGACGTCCCTCACGTCCACGATGATACCCAGGAGCCCCTTGATAATATCTACGACTGGTCACGGGCCCCATTGGAGTGGGTACCCTATCACCCGGACGCCCAGGACTATCAGTCACCCGGTGATTTAAGGGGCTGGGAGAGCCGGTCCATCCATATGAGCAGTGTTGATTTCGGTCTCTTGTATAATGTCTTTATGCGGGCCTACTACGGAACCGATCAGGTCATGACCATCTGGTCGCATCTACCGGAGGCCGATTTCCCCCAGCAAATCATCCGCGTGGACTCCCTTGTGAAAATGGCATCGAAATATTTCCCCGATGTCTTGTATGATTATGTAACCGCCACCGGAGGGATGCAGAAATGGCGGGGACTGGCGGATGATATGCCGCCCACTGTTACCCTGGAAGTCGTGGAGCGAGGTGACACGGTTGAAGTGACCGCCACGTCCGATGAGCCCATCTGGCAGGTGGCCCCCCTTACCTATGCCGACGGTGGAGGGGAGCACCTGATCAGGCTATTCCCGGATAAGGTGGCGCCCCTGACCTGGAAGGTGGTGTTCAATAAGTCGGTCTATGGTTATCGGGAGATTGGCTTTGCCATGACGGATACATCCGGGAACGCCGCGGTGGAAAAAGTTCAGTTTGAAGTTGTGAGCATTGCCGGTGGGCCCGGAGAGCGTCTGCCCGCCACGTTCGGGCTTCACCCGGCCTATCCCAACCCCTTCAATCCCGCCACCGCCATCCGGTTTGACTTACCTGCGGCTGCCGCGGTCAAGTTGGTGGTGTATGATCTGCTGGGCCGGGTGGTCGTTGTGCTGGTTGATGGACCGATGGAGGCGGGCTATCACCATGTAATCTGGAACGGTACCAGCGGTGATGGCCGTGAAATGCCCACCGGCGTCTATATTGCCCGCCTGCTTGTCCCGCAGTATGCGGGGCTTGTCCCGCCTCAGGTTGGGGCACTGCCCAGGTTTACCGGATCGATCAAGCTGGTGCTGCTGAAGTAA
- a CDS encoding dipeptide epimerase, which yields MTRSKTTSKGSKLSYEIKRLELKHTFTIARGSSDFKQNVIVTTEREGVIGYGEAAPSERYNETTESAIAVIEKAIPLFEKWNPWNYVDLGFAIQELDPAQTAAKAALDIALMDWVTKSMGLPFYRYLGLDKARAPITSFTIGIDTPEMIRQKVREAEPYPLLKIKVGTERDEEIIAAVRSVTDKPLIVDANEGWKDKREALERIKWLVSQGVKVIEQPLPASMLAETRWLRERAAIPIIADESVKTSRDIPPLATAFDGINIKLMKAGGLQEALRMIWLARSLGMKVMLGCMVETSVAISAAASISPLVDYADLDGNLLIANDPFRGVTVEKGQLILNDNPGIGVTPRA from the coding sequence ATGACGCGAAGCAAGACCACGAGTAAAGGTTCAAAACTATCGTATGAGATCAAACGGCTGGAACTTAAACATACCTTTACGATCGCCCGGGGCTCCAGCGACTTCAAGCAGAACGTCATTGTAACCACGGAACGGGAGGGTGTGATCGGCTACGGCGAAGCGGCACCGAGCGAACGCTACAACGAAACCACCGAGTCCGCTATCGCCGTGATCGAAAAGGCGATTCCGCTGTTTGAAAAGTGGAATCCCTGGAATTACGTGGACCTGGGCTTTGCCATCCAGGAGCTGGACCCGGCCCAAACCGCTGCCAAGGCCGCCCTGGATATCGCCCTCATGGACTGGGTAACGAAATCCATGGGGCTGCCTTTCTACCGCTACCTGGGCCTGGATAAAGCCAGAGCCCCGATCACGAGCTTTACCATCGGCATCGACACACCGGAAATGATCAGACAGAAGGTGAGGGAAGCGGAACCCTACCCCCTGCTCAAGATCAAGGTCGGCACCGAGCGTGATGAGGAGATTATCGCGGCGGTGCGCTCGGTTACGGATAAGCCCCTGATAGTCGATGCCAACGAAGGCTGGAAAGATAAGCGGGAAGCCCTGGAGAGGATCAAGTGGCTGGTCTCCCAGGGTGTAAAAGTAATTGAGCAGCCCTTGCCGGCGAGTATGCTGGCTGAGACCCGCTGGCTGCGGGAGCGCGCCGCTATCCCCATCATCGCCGACGAAAGTGTCAAAACCTCCCGGGACATCCCGCCGCTGGCCACCGCCTTTGATGGCATCAATATCAAATTGATGAAGGCTGGCGGTCTACAGGAAGCGCTGCGCATGATCTGGCTGGCCCGGTCCCTGGGCATGAAGGTGATGCTCGGCTGCATGGTCGAAACGTCGGTGGCCATTTCGGCGGCGGCCAGTATCTCACCCCTGGTGGACTACGCCGACCTCGACGGCAATCTGCTCATCGCAAACGATCCCTTCCGCGGTGTAACCGTCGAAAAAGGCCAGTTAATATTGAATGATAACCCCGGCATCGGAGTGACCCCCCGGGCCTGA